One part of the Cupriavidus oxalaticus genome encodes these proteins:
- the traD gene encoding conjugative transfer system coupling protein TraD (Members of this protein family are the putative conjugative coupling factor, TraD, as the term is used for the SXT and TOL plasmid systems.), producing MNQYINHFRPIYEFRAVVGWALAVLLLLVSGMPNSGYFALGGMAFLLFRSSQVWRALRFRLSISTKWLTLVRIDDLLTQSRKLRSGDKDDDAMYLGTGYEWTQKHCQIAHDILRMPSSDIPGLPKWLPKDTVKAIEKAFAPENSIADRSPQGKSWIGGMESLRIPVPFHYKAMGGHTSISGTTGSGKTRTFELISTQVIHNPNDVLIAIDPKNDPDWVARCKRECERTGRKFLYWKQAAPSQSIRLNPLENWSQPSEIPTRIAQLMEEGPFRQFAFLFIDRAVKGELYVGDKPNLRSILQYAQNGINNLLERGLERFFPEAGKLGWEEEATGYMQKVAQKAGGTRLDAMVSLYIERFSKLGNGHEAIDGLISTYQHDRDHYGRIIASALPLLQMLATGETGLMLAPKADDFEDDREIWDIDKVIKQKAVLYVGADSLSNSMVAQAVMSMLLADIASVAGAIYNFYAKPPEIVLVVDEAAEAINEQLLQLLNKGRGAGFKAFVAYQTRSDFTAKLGNVAKMQQVLGNLNNQIVLRLEDIDTAQWFSEKAGTTAIRNLVVSSSTSTGTEAHIGEFSGSVSRSAQLEKVPLIPHDLVMQLPNLQYFLRISGGAVYQGRIPIIKD from the coding sequence ATGAACCAGTACATCAACCACTTCCGTCCCATCTACGAGTTCCGCGCCGTCGTCGGTTGGGCGTTGGCTGTCTTGTTACTGCTGGTGAGTGGGATGCCCAACAGTGGCTACTTTGCGCTGGGTGGCATGGCATTCCTGCTCTTTCGCTCCAGCCAGGTGTGGCGTGCGCTCAGGTTCCGTCTTTCCATCTCCACGAAATGGCTAACTCTCGTCCGGATCGATGATCTCCTGACACAGAGCCGCAAGTTGCGCTCGGGTGACAAGGACGACGATGCCATGTATTTGGGTACCGGCTACGAATGGACCCAGAAGCATTGTCAGATCGCCCACGACATCCTGCGTATGCCGTCGAGCGACATCCCTGGCCTGCCAAAGTGGCTGCCAAAGGATACCGTCAAGGCTATCGAGAAGGCGTTCGCCCCGGAGAACAGCATTGCAGACCGATCGCCACAGGGCAAATCCTGGATCGGTGGCATGGAATCCCTGCGCATTCCCGTCCCCTTTCACTACAAGGCGATGGGCGGCCACACCTCGATCAGCGGCACGACCGGTTCGGGTAAGACACGGACGTTCGAACTCATCTCGACACAGGTCATTCACAACCCGAATGACGTTTTGATCGCGATTGATCCCAAGAATGATCCCGACTGGGTCGCTAGGTGCAAGCGCGAATGCGAGCGGACCGGCCGCAAGTTCCTGTACTGGAAACAGGCCGCACCATCGCAGTCTATCCGGTTGAATCCGCTGGAAAACTGGTCTCAGCCCTCGGAGATCCCAACGCGTATCGCCCAACTGATGGAGGAAGGCCCTTTCCGGCAGTTCGCCTTTCTGTTCATCGACCGCGCCGTGAAGGGCGAGCTCTATGTCGGCGACAAGCCAAACCTTCGATCGATCCTGCAGTACGCACAGAACGGCATCAACAATCTTCTCGAGCGCGGGCTGGAGCGCTTCTTCCCTGAAGCCGGGAAGCTCGGTTGGGAAGAGGAAGCCACGGGATACATGCAGAAGGTTGCGCAGAAGGCGGGCGGCACCCGCCTGGACGCCATGGTCAGCCTGTACATCGAGCGATTCTCCAAGCTCGGCAACGGGCATGAAGCGATCGACGGCCTCATCTCGACCTATCAACACGACCGCGACCACTATGGCCGGATCATTGCATCCGCCCTGCCCCTGCTGCAGATGCTCGCCACGGGTGAGACAGGTCTAATGCTGGCACCAAAGGCCGACGACTTTGAGGACGACCGCGAGATCTGGGATATCGACAAGGTCATCAAGCAGAAGGCCGTGCTCTACGTTGGGGCGGACTCCCTTTCCAATTCGATGGTGGCACAGGCTGTGATGTCGATGCTGCTGGCCGACATCGCTTCTGTCGCAGGCGCCATATACAACTTCTACGCCAAGCCGCCCGAGATCGTCCTGGTGGTCGACGAAGCCGCCGAGGCCATCAACGAGCAATTGCTCCAGCTGCTGAACAAAGGCCGCGGTGCCGGCTTCAAGGCTTTCGTTGCCTACCAGACTCGCTCGGACTTCACGGCCAAGCTTGGAAACGTGGCCAAAATGCAGCAGGTTTTGGGCAATTTGAACAACCAGATCGTCTTACGATTGGAAGACATCGACACGGCGCAATGGTTCTCCGAAAAGGCCGGTACCACCGCCATTCGCAACCTGGTCGTGTCGAGTAGCACCAGCACCGGAACAGAGGCCCACATCGGCGAGTTCAGCGGGTCGGTGTCCCGTTCTGCCCAGCTTGAGAAGGTACCACTGATTCCGCACGACCTAGTCATGCAACTGCCGAACCTGCAGTACTTCCTGCGGATCTCTGGGGGCGCTGTCTACCAGGGCCGAATTCCGATCATCAAAGACTAA
- a CDS encoding TraI domain-containing protein, which produces MTVHHHLTPPALLASHDSRLALVRQYANESNEGDFRTKWLSVLDRCAAWFSSMPLRPTEHAEPGGAFRATVEAAYFAMRLSGAQKFAADQPSERRRQLEPQYLYALFLAACCSRLDEPCRHFQFHRQRDGAEWVPAAHGAFGIWLGDDTYRVTRREAPLPSERMRTALLAREILGAERLGTFDSQVLTDLFGAINPDPRPAGLETLLQKVVRQAIETVTQFELKARRAAFSPDTTPAPPAKALAADAITGASTPPAQASADAVPVPASATATATAEVEQPMATAEAHSTSPTGNHLAGSDASGQHRASPNAVQLDGAQSLRKEPPAEDPFKAIAGTSNLMREFFKALSQDAAAGKTKVTRVEGKVAISKRSLGNYGIASETLIENLRKFKHLYKIVGQDLLLVNEVGDLILPASQDPEA; this is translated from the coding sequence ATGACGGTCCATCACCACCTGACTCCACCGGCTTTGCTGGCATCCCACGACAGCCGCCTTGCGTTGGTTCGACAGTATGCCAACGAATCGAATGAGGGCGACTTCCGTACCAAGTGGCTCAGCGTTCTAGATCGCTGCGCCGCGTGGTTCTCCAGCATGCCGCTTCGGCCGACCGAGCACGCCGAACCAGGGGGAGCGTTCCGCGCGACGGTCGAAGCCGCGTACTTCGCCATGCGGCTGTCCGGCGCCCAGAAATTCGCCGCAGACCAACCCTCCGAGCGACGCCGCCAGCTTGAGCCTCAGTACCTTTATGCGCTGTTCCTCGCAGCGTGCTGTTCGCGGCTCGACGAGCCTTGCCGCCACTTCCAGTTTCACCGGCAGCGCGACGGAGCGGAGTGGGTTCCTGCCGCCCACGGCGCCTTTGGCATCTGGCTTGGCGATGACACATACCGGGTCACCCGTCGTGAGGCACCTCTGCCGAGCGAGCGGATGCGCACGGCACTGCTAGCACGGGAAATCTTGGGGGCTGAGCGCCTGGGCACATTTGACAGCCAGGTGCTGACCGATCTGTTCGGCGCCATCAACCCAGATCCACGGCCAGCCGGCCTGGAGACGCTGCTGCAGAAGGTCGTACGTCAGGCCATCGAGACAGTCACCCAGTTCGAGTTGAAGGCCCGTCGGGCGGCCTTTTCCCCGGACACAACGCCGGCCCCGCCAGCGAAAGCGCTGGCTGCTGATGCCATCACCGGCGCGTCGACGCCGCCCGCGCAGGCGAGTGCGGACGCGGTGCCGGTTCCGGCATCGGCGACGGCGACGGCGACGGCCGAAGTGGAGCAGCCGATGGCAACGGCCGAAGCCCATTCAACCTCCCCAACCGGAAACCATCTGGCAGGCAGCGATGCAAGCGGGCAGCACCGTGCATCGCCTAACGCCGTACAACTCGACGGCGCCCAATCCTTGCGCAAAGAACCACCGGCCGAGGATCCGTTCAAGGCGATTGCAGGCACCTCAAACCTCATGCGTGAATTCTTCAAGGCGCTCTCCCAGGACGCGGCCGCCGGCAAGACGAAAGTAACCCGCGTTGAGGGAAAGGTTGCCATCAGCAAGCGCTCGCTGGGCAACTATGGCATTGCCTCCGAGACGCTCATCGAAAATCTGCGCAAGTTCAAGCATCTCTACAAGATCGTGGGGCAAGACCTCCTGCTGGTCAACGAAGTTGGCGACCTGATTCTGCCTGCGTCCCAAGACCCTGAAGCATGA
- a CDS encoding DUF4400 domain-containing protein encodes MANSRFASHVRLWLIFSPLMICTLAPFIQDESAFEISEAEQASVERVLGPERADVAVTLANARFHQWFIESGVVKSSFSGSDAQTGFADGGASAFGRSWMQHFWLTIYRALYRAAVGHYWLVGAIVLFLALFNDGTVSRKIRAAGAGFANPVSFHVAAHGLMLCFGFGASAMLLPLPMLASWWTFGVCLVGLLCWRLAASFHVGK; translated from the coding sequence ATGGCAAATAGCCGATTCGCGTCGCACGTCCGCCTGTGGCTGATCTTTTCGCCGCTGATGATCTGCACGCTCGCTCCGTTCATCCAGGACGAAAGCGCCTTCGAGATCAGTGAGGCAGAACAGGCCTCGGTTGAGCGCGTGCTCGGCCCCGAAAGGGCCGACGTCGCCGTGACCCTGGCCAACGCCCGCTTTCACCAATGGTTCATCGAGAGCGGCGTTGTCAAGTCGTCGTTCTCTGGCTCTGACGCCCAGACCGGATTTGCCGATGGTGGTGCGTCTGCCTTCGGTAGAAGCTGGATGCAGCACTTCTGGCTGACGATCTACCGCGCACTGTATCGCGCCGCGGTCGGCCATTATTGGCTCGTTGGCGCAATCGTGCTGTTCCTTGCGCTGTTCAACGATGGAACCGTATCGCGCAAGATTCGCGCCGCCGGCGCGGGCTTTGCCAATCCGGTGTCCTTCCATGTGGCGGCACACGGCTTGATGCTCTGTTTTGGCTTCGGCGCGTCCGCCATGCTCTTACCTCTTCCGATGCTGGCGAGCTGGTGGACCTTCGGTGTCTGCCTGGTCGGGTTGCTCTGCTGGCGCCTTGCAGCTTCATTCCACGTCGGCAAGTAG
- a CDS encoding type IV secretion system protein encodes MLLRLLILLVTAVLLHTNVAFAQAEIAPLMNGSQAEESTKTPPSFSGQKGTIAESLKSWVGQFESFRSGLIASATPLSQTIRSETDKVAYGLALITLTLAGIRFAATNDPTTAWTDIFEAFMLLGIFAGIYLGYDKFAPGIFDWFKMLGDKIAGTRSSNPALALISVGAGFLDTYNKAMDAASGLSILSVALSGIVLIITFVVCAVAALLYSFFIALGEVQAAVGIVVGPLAVALAFSDYSRRFFVSWLDFMISASMYTVVASVMARLVSGAFTSTMVDQTDIGTQSLAGAAYALGVAMFMLLVALEIPKMAGAIFGTGGGLSGGAAGRLGMKAASGIGGFLAKKGK; translated from the coding sequence ATGCTATTGCGTCTATTGATTCTACTGGTCACTGCTGTGCTATTGCACACAAACGTGGCTTTCGCTCAGGCCGAGATTGCCCCCTTGATGAATGGGTCGCAGGCGGAAGAATCCACCAAGACCCCGCCGTCATTCTCAGGACAGAAAGGGACGATCGCCGAATCTCTCAAAAGTTGGGTCGGCCAGTTCGAATCGTTTCGCAGCGGCCTGATCGCAAGCGCTACACCGCTGAGTCAGACCATCCGATCGGAGACCGACAAGGTGGCCTATGGCTTGGCACTCATCACGCTGACTCTGGCCGGCATCCGATTTGCTGCAACGAACGATCCGACCACGGCGTGGACGGACATTTTTGAGGCGTTCATGCTCTTGGGGATCTTCGCAGGGATCTATTTGGGGTACGACAAGTTCGCACCGGGAATTTTCGACTGGTTCAAAATGCTCGGCGACAAGATCGCCGGTACTCGCTCCAGCAATCCGGCCTTGGCGCTCATCTCGGTAGGCGCCGGCTTCCTGGACACCTACAACAAGGCTATGGACGCGGCAAGCGGCCTCTCCATACTTAGCGTAGCCCTTTCCGGGATCGTCCTCATCATTACATTTGTGGTCTGTGCGGTTGCAGCGCTGCTCTACAGCTTCTTCATCGCTTTAGGGGAGGTGCAGGCCGCCGTCGGCATCGTCGTGGGCCCGCTCGCTGTAGCGCTCGCATTCTCGGATTACTCGCGCCGATTCTTCGTCTCCTGGCTCGATTTCATGATTAGCGCCTCGATGTACACGGTCGTTGCCTCCGTCATGGCGCGACTCGTCTCCGGCGCTTTCACTTCCACCATGGTCGATCAGACTGACATCGGCACCCAGTCCCTTGCGGGCGCTGCCTATGCGCTTGGCGTCGCGATGTTCATGCTGCTTGTCGCGCTGGAGATCCCCAAAATGGCGGGCGCAATCTTCGGGACCGGTGGCGGGTTGAGCGGTGGTGCTGCCGGACGTCTGGGCATGAAAGCCGCTAGCGGCATCGGCGGGTTCCTGGCCAAGAAGGGCAAGTGA
- a CDS encoding conjugal transfer protein TrbJ, whose product MKKWIANIAIATSVFGASSAHAALPVTDWVGLIQTTMTAMQSLKTEVYENTNIAYQYKMMANQLLQSTGLDAAALTEQLDAIKDDIGKYEVYGTSLKDLYGTVSDNADYLKKIQSMVVASGKTKEQWFQDQRQLLSNGDKTAKNLFSLGEQIFKNTQSVAQRRQKIQAQVKLSPTAQAAAQSTNQMLDVLASQNSDLLQLMSVRAQADADKDQQSVARETQSAEAMRAITTAQDEELRQLRARVFSRKLQAD is encoded by the coding sequence GTGAAGAAGTGGATCGCCAACATCGCCATCGCAACCTCGGTCTTCGGGGCTTCTTCGGCCCATGCCGCGCTGCCCGTCACCGACTGGGTGGGACTCATTCAGACCACCATGACAGCAATGCAATCGCTGAAAACGGAGGTTTACGAGAATACCAACATCGCCTACCAGTACAAGATGATGGCCAACCAGCTTCTGCAGTCCACGGGCCTGGACGCCGCCGCCCTGACGGAGCAGCTGGACGCGATCAAGGATGACATCGGCAAGTACGAAGTCTACGGCACCTCGCTCAAGGATTTGTATGGCACGGTCTCGGACAATGCCGACTATCTGAAGAAGATCCAGAGCATGGTCGTCGCCTCGGGCAAGACCAAGGAGCAGTGGTTCCAGGACCAGCGCCAGCTGCTGAGCAACGGCGACAAGACGGCCAAGAACCTGTTCAGCCTGGGCGAGCAAATCTTCAAGAACACGCAGTCTGTCGCGCAGCGCCGCCAGAAGATTCAGGCACAGGTCAAGCTCTCGCCCACTGCTCAGGCGGCGGCGCAATCCACCAATCAGATGCTGGACGTGCTTGCCAGCCAGAACTCGGATTTGCTGCAGCTCATGAGCGTGCGGGCCCAAGCGGACGCGGATAAGGACCAACAGAGCGTCGCCAGGGAAACGCAAAGCGCTGAGGCGATGCGCGCGATCACGACTGCGCAGGATGAGGAACTCCGGCAACTGCGTGCCCGCGTGTTCTCTCGCAAGCTGCAAGCCGACTGA
- a CDS encoding ATPase → MTTTDLTPADEPLQEIGTTDAVALLAEPPTTLGSIDSSGDVETELAEMEQSADVLRKEGLISTADHEERKAQVERTRKLFRDLAPEDRQAIVRRRRELGLLILNRELAGAAVVPVALKLNHTRLRPLFEQWWPYMNRMSLNLQRFGAATFSRTELSTLENYLERELSKIEDYVDEQLRVAKAYREQREQEMRVQGEIVFVPTIQRPSLALEVQSYSRFAVRALQLLIKFDQTMDQFDFMVWNGIRDQSDVNDEVTRFLRKFQPLGLRSYTTHLKLMTTVRGI, encoded by the coding sequence ATGACCACGACCGATCTGACCCCAGCAGATGAGCCGCTCCAGGAAATTGGTACGACCGACGCCGTTGCACTGCTCGCTGAACCGCCTACCACGCTTGGCTCGATCGATAGCTCCGGCGACGTCGAGACAGAGCTCGCGGAGATGGAGCAGTCCGCCGATGTACTGCGCAAGGAGGGGCTGATCTCGACAGCGGACCATGAAGAGCGTAAGGCCCAAGTGGAACGTACTCGCAAGCTGTTCCGCGACCTGGCGCCCGAGGACCGCCAGGCGATCGTTCGCCGTCGTCGTGAGCTCGGCTTGCTGATCCTTAATCGCGAGCTCGCTGGCGCAGCAGTTGTTCCTGTGGCGCTGAAGCTCAATCACACGCGCCTGCGCCCACTTTTCGAGCAATGGTGGCCGTACATGAATCGCATGTCGCTGAATTTGCAGCGTTTCGGCGCTGCCACGTTCTCGCGCACCGAACTGTCGACGCTCGAGAACTACCTCGAACGCGAACTCTCGAAAATCGAGGACTATGTGGACGAACAGCTGCGTGTGGCGAAAGCATATCGCGAACAGCGGGAACAGGAGATGCGCGTACAAGGTGAGATCGTGTTTGTGCCGACGATCCAGCGCCCGTCCCTTGCTCTCGAAGTCCAGTCCTACTCGCGCTTCGCGGTGCGTGCCCTGCAGCTTCTGATCAAATTCGATCAAACCATGGACCAGTTCGACTTTATGGTCTGGAACGGCATTCGGGACCAGAGCGACGTCAACGACGAAGTCACCCGCTTCCTGCGCAAGTTCCAGCCGCTGGGCCTGCGTAGCTACACCACTCACCTGAAGCTGATGACAACTGTTCGAGGCATCTGA